In Candidatus Brocadiaceae bacterium, one DNA window encodes the following:
- a CDS encoding sigma-54-dependent Fis family transcriptional regulator yields MQSPRDEAETTVVVVDDDEAARSSIGQMLRLRRYKVEAFAAAEVALAWPGLGAAACAVVDVKMPGMGGEEFLAEVLRRSGPPVILITGHGDVPMAVRCLKAGAYDFVEKPFEDAVLLACVGRAVEKTLLRHEGERLRRRLLDLAPEEEGRFGMVGRSPLMGRLFQQIEVAAGSDAQVLIVGETGVGKELVARAVHELSGRREGPFVPVNAGALPESMVESELFGHARGAFTGADRGRDGKLVAASGGTLLLDEIESLSERAQVGLLRVLEDGLVYPLGMDEPRRVNIRLLATSKVDLHEHVREGRIREDFHHRLVVLTIHVPPLRERAEDIPLLVAAFARAASEAHNCPLPTIPDSALQAMVGHQWPGNVRELKHAVERMVITACDGVAGPFMVSDLGEGRRLLSLPPGPGRLREALEQTERVVIESALREHDGEVSAVARALGISRRALYERMRQYGLRRQDYQE; encoded by the coding sequence ATGCAGTCACCGCGTGATGAGGCGGAGACGACGGTCGTCGTTGTGGACGACGACGAGGCGGCGCGCTCGTCGATCGGCCAGATGCTGCGGCTCCGGCGCTACAAGGTGGAGGCGTTCGCCGCCGCCGAGGTGGCGCTGGCCTGGCCCGGCCTGGGGGCCGCCGCCTGCGCGGTCGTGGACGTGAAGATGCCGGGCATGGGCGGCGAGGAGTTCCTGGCCGAGGTGCTCCGGCGCTCCGGGCCGCCCGTCATCCTGATCACCGGGCACGGCGACGTGCCGATGGCCGTGCGCTGCCTCAAGGCGGGGGCCTACGACTTCGTGGAGAAGCCCTTCGAGGACGCCGTGCTGCTGGCGTGCGTGGGCCGCGCCGTCGAGAAGACGCTCCTGCGCCATGAGGGCGAGCGCCTGCGTCGGCGCCTGCTGGACCTGGCCCCGGAGGAGGAAGGGCGGTTCGGCATGGTCGGCCGCAGCCCCCTGATGGGAAGACTCTTCCAGCAGATCGAGGTCGCCGCCGGCTCCGACGCCCAGGTGCTCATCGTGGGCGAGACGGGCGTGGGCAAGGAGCTGGTCGCCCGGGCCGTCCACGAACTGAGCGGGCGCCGCGAGGGACCGTTCGTGCCGGTCAATGCCGGCGCGTTGCCCGAGTCCATGGTCGAGAGCGAGCTGTTCGGCCATGCGCGGGGCGCCTTCACCGGCGCCGACCGCGGCCGCGACGGCAAGCTGGTCGCCGCCTCGGGCGGAACGCTCCTCCTGGACGAGATCGAGAGCCTCTCGGAGCGCGCACAGGTGGGGCTCCTGCGGGTGCTGGAGGACGGCCTGGTCTACCCGCTGGGTATGGACGAACCGCGCCGTGTCAACATCCGCCTCCTGGCCACCTCGAAGGTCGACCTGCACGAGCACGTGCGTGAGGGCCGCATCCGGGAGGACTTCCATCACCGCCTCGTGGTGCTGACCATCCACGTGCCGCCGCTGCGCGAGCGCGCCGAGGACATCCCGCTCCTGGTGGCGGCCTTCGCCCGGGCGGCCTCCGAGGCGCACAACTGCCCCCTGCCCACAATCCCCGATTCCGCCCTGCAGGCCATGGTCGGGCACCAGTGGCCGGGCAACGTCCGCGAGCTGAAGCACGCCGTCGAACGCATGGTCATCACGGCCTGCGACGGCGTCGCCGGCCCGTTCATGGTCTCCGACCTCGGCGAGGGCCGGCGGCTGCTCTCCCTGCCGCCCGGCCCCGGACGCCTGCGCGAGGCCCTGGAGCAGACCGAACGCGTCGTCATCGAGTCGGCCCTCCGCGAGCACGACGGGGAGGTCAGCGCCGTGGCGCGCGCCCTGGGCATCTCGCGGCGCGCACTCTACGAGCGGATGCGGCAGTACGGCCTGCGCCGCCAGGACTACCAGGAGTGA
- a CDS encoding 4Fe-4S binding protein codes for MSRACYKIKGGDFERGGTAASGLKEALKRIGAEPAAIRRAVIAAYEAEMNVVIHAHSALMCVRMHNHQVDVEVDDRGPGIPDIELAMRDGYSTAPPAIRELGFGAGMGLPNIRKNSDAFSIESTVGHGTRVRFSVTMRQREGVRWERNSLRIVGEACTHCLRCLQACPTRAVRVHRDGPQVLSHLCTDCTNCARACPSGAITVDVPDALPARPTGTIIVPVAFMVQFGDSATPEDVVDALREIGFGQVVVASAARRALREACLEWASREAAARPVISPTCPAVVNLIQVRFPSLIPHVAPFLPPLEAVVHSTRGEGWFIPLCPAHCTAVAGAAAPSLRLTSPAAVRRALSPILARTAGPAPAPRWAAPPHEAPSPDVLQIAGMHHVMRLLDGIETGLYGDLTLVEPYACELGCFGSPLLWEDPFVARHRWLHVADSFRARAAAVPRPRALEPREGVRLDPDMDRAIAKLAQIEELARSLPGRNCGACGAPDCTTFAEDVVLGRATINGCHNYVAPREDAE; via the coding sequence ATGAGCAGGGCCTGCTACAAGATCAAGGGCGGCGACTTCGAGCGGGGCGGCACCGCCGCCAGCGGCCTGAAAGAGGCGCTCAAGCGCATCGGGGCCGAGCCGGCGGCGATCCGGCGGGCCGTCATCGCTGCCTACGAGGCCGAGATGAACGTCGTCATCCATGCGCATTCCGCGCTGATGTGCGTCCGGATGCACAACCACCAGGTGGACGTCGAAGTGGACGACCGAGGGCCCGGGATCCCCGACATCGAGCTGGCCATGCGGGACGGCTACTCGACCGCGCCGCCCGCCATCCGCGAACTCGGATTCGGCGCCGGCATGGGCCTGCCCAATATCAGGAAGAACTCGGACGCGTTCAGCATCGAGTCCACCGTGGGCCACGGCACACGCGTGCGCTTCAGCGTGACCATGCGCCAGCGGGAGGGCGTCCGGTGGGAGCGCAACAGCCTGCGGATCGTCGGCGAGGCCTGCACGCACTGCCTCCGGTGCCTCCAGGCCTGCCCGACGCGGGCCGTGCGCGTGCACCGCGACGGCCCGCAGGTGCTGAGCCACCTCTGCACGGACTGCACCAACTGTGCGCGGGCCTGCCCGTCCGGCGCCATCACGGTCGACGTGCCCGACGCGCTGCCGGCCCGCCCGACCGGCACGATCATCGTGCCGGTCGCCTTCATGGTGCAGTTCGGCGACAGCGCCACCCCGGAGGACGTCGTGGACGCGTTGCGCGAGATCGGGTTCGGCCAGGTCGTTGTCGCTTCGGCGGCGCGGCGCGCCCTGCGCGAGGCCTGCCTGGAGTGGGCGAGCCGCGAGGCGGCCGCCCGGCCGGTCATCTCGCCGACCTGCCCCGCCGTCGTGAACCTCATCCAGGTGCGATTCCCCTCGCTCATACCCCACGTCGCCCCCTTCCTGCCGCCCCTGGAGGCGGTGGTCCACTCCACGCGGGGCGAGGGCTGGTTCATCCCGCTCTGCCCGGCGCACTGCACCGCCGTGGCGGGGGCCGCGGCGCCGTCGCTGCGGCTCACCTCGCCGGCAGCCGTCCGACGGGCACTCAGCCCCATCCTGGCCAGAACCGCAGGGCCGGCGCCCGCGCCGCGCTGGGCCGCCCCGCCGCACGAGGCCCCCTCGCCGGACGTCCTGCAGATCGCCGGCATGCACCACGTGATGAGGCTCCTGGACGGCATCGAGACGGGCCTGTACGGCGACCTGACCCTGGTGGAGCCCTACGCCTGCGAGTTGGGGTGCTTCGGCTCGCCGCTGCTGTGGGAGGACCCCTTCGTGGCGCGGCACCGCTGGCTGCACGTGGCCGACAGCTTCCGGGCGCGCGCGGCGGCCGTGCCCCGCCCCCGGGCCCTGGAACCCCGGGAAGGCGTACGGCTGGACCCCGACATGGATCGCGCCATCGCAAAGCTGGCGCAGATTGAGGAACTGGCCCGTTCCCTGCCGGGACGGAACTGCGGAGCGTGCGGAGCCCCCGACTGCACGACGTTCGCCGAAGACGTCGTGCTCGGGCGCGCCACGATCAACGGTTGCCACAACTACGTCGCCCCACGGGAGGACGCCGAGTGA